The Streptomyces cyaneogriseus subsp. noncyanogenus region CGAGCAGGCAGCGGATGACGTGCTCGACGCCGGCCTGGCCGTCCAGGGCGAGCCCGTAGGCGTAGGGCCGGCCCAGGAGGACCGCCCGCGCGCCCAGGGCGAGCGCCTTGAAGACGTCGTCGCCGGTGCGCACCCCGCTGTCGAACAGGACGGTGAGCCGGTCGCCGGCCGCCTCCACCACCCCGGGCAGCGCGTCGGCCGCCGCCACCGCCCCGGCCACCTGGCGGCCCCCGTGGTTGGAGACCACAACGCCGTCCATCCCGGCGTCGGCGGCCTGCCGGGCGTCGTCCGGGTGCAGGACGCCCTTCAGCACGATCGGGCCGTCCCAGTTCTCCCGCAGGAACGCCAGATCCGGCCAGGTCTTGCCGGGGTCGGCGAACATGCCGACGAAATGTGTGACGGCCGCGTCCGGGTCCTCGTGCACCGGCTTGGCCAGCCCGGCCCGGAAGGCGGGGTCGGAGAAGTAGTTGGCGGTGCCGACCCCGTGCAGGAACGGCAGGTATGCCTGGTCGAGATCGCGCGGGCGCCAGGACAGCAGGGGAGTGTCCAGGGTGACGAACAGGGCGGTGTACCCGGCCGCCCTGGCCCGGTTCAGGAAGCTGCGGGCGACTTCGCGGTCCTTGGGCCAGTAGAGCTGGAACCAGCGCTCCGCGTCGCCCATCGCCTCGGCGACCTGCTCCATGGGCGTGCTGGAGGCCGAGGACAGGATGTACGGCACGCCCTGCGCGGCGGCGGCCCGGGCGGCGGCCGGTTCGGCGTCCGGGTGCATGATCGAGAGCACCCCGACCGGTGCCAGTGCCAGCGGGGCGGGCAGGCAGCGGCCCAGCACCTCGACCGACAGGTCCCGCTCGTGGACGTCCCGCAGCATCCGCGGCACGATCCGGCGGCGCTCCAGCGCCGCCCGGTTGGCGCGCGCCGTGCTGCCGTCGCCCGCGCTGCCCGCCACGTAGCCGACCGGACCCGGGCCGAGCCGCCGCTCGGTCAGCGCCTCCAGCCGGGTCAGGTCGGTGGGCAGCCGGGGCACGGCGCCCGTCAGCCCGTTCAGGTAGATCTCGTACTGGAAGTCCGCCCAGTGCTTCGCCATCCGTACGTCCCGCCTCTCGTCGTGGAGGTAGCGCCGCCCAGACGATACTCGCGAGTAAGAAGAGTGCGGCCCGGAAGGGCGGACCCGCTCGCCCCGGCTCAGCCCACGGGCGCGGCCGGCACCCCGGCGGGCTCCGCGCCCGGGCCGGTGATCGGCGGCACCGGCACCTGCGCGGTCCGCGCCAGCCGCGCGTCCTCGGGCCCGTAGACCGCCCGGGGCTCCGGGAACAGCCACAGCAGCGCCAGGAAGAGCACGGCCGCCACGACCAGCGACAGCGGCAGCCCGATGTCGACGCCGCCCGCCAGCCCGCCGAGGGGCCCCACGAACTGGCCGGGGACGTGGGTGAACAGCACCCCGGTCAGCGCCGCCGCCCACCAGGCGGTCAGGCCCCGCCAGTTCCAGCCGTGCGCGAACCAGTAACGGCCGCCGCGCTGACGGCGGTTGAAGACCTGGAGCGCCTCCGGGTCGTACCAGCCGCGCCGGGTGTAGTAGCCCAGCATCATCACGACCATCCACGGTGAGGTGCAGGTGATGATCACGGTGGCGAAGGTCGAGATGGACTGCACCAGGTTCAGCCCGAACCGGCCGGCGAAGATGAACGCGATCGACACCAGGCCGACCAGGAGCGTGGCCCGCACCCGGGACAGCCGGGGGAAGACGGAGGAGAAGTCCAGCCCGGTGCCGTACAGCGCGGTGGTGCCCGTGGACAAGCCGCCGATCAGGGCCAGCAGGCACACCGGCAGGAAGAACCAGCCCGGCGAGACGGCCAGCAGCCCGCCCACGAAGTCGGGGGCGGCCGGGTCGACGTACTCCGGTGCCTTGGCCGCGATGACGCTCGCCGTCGACAGGCCGAACAGGAACGGCAGCAGCGTCGCGATCTGGGACAGGAACGCGGCGCCGACCACCCTGCGGCGCGGGGTGCTCGCCGGGATGTAGCGCGACCAGTCGCCGAGGAACGCCCCGAACGACACCGGGTTGGAGAGCACGATCAGCGCGGCGCCGATGAACGACGGCCAGAACTGCGACCGTGTCACCGCGTCCGCCGAGCCGGTGAAGACGCCCGGGTACGAGGGGTCGAAGTCCCCGGCGAAGGCGAGGGCGCCGAGCAGGAACAGCGCGCTCGCCGAGGTCACGGCGATCTTGTTGACGAAGAGCATGAACCGGAACCCGTAGACGCACACCGCGAGGACCAGCCCCGCGAACAGGGCGTACGCGACGGCGTACGACAGGTTCCCGCGGTCCAGGCCGAAGAGCCGGTGCGCGCCGCCGACCAGGGCGTCCCCGGAACTCCACACCGAGATGGAGAAGAACGCGACGGCCGTCAGCAGGGACAGGAACGAGCCCACCACACGGCCGTGCACGCCCAGGTGCGCCGACGACGAGACGGCGTTGTTGGTGCCGTTGACCGGTCCGAACACCGCCATGGGACACAGGATCAGCGCGCCCGCGACCACCCCGAGCAAGGTGGCCGCCAGACCCTGCCAGAAGGAGAGGCCGAACAGGATGGGGAAGGCGCCCAGGACGCAGGTGGAGAAGGTGTTGGCGCCGCCGAAGGCCAGCCGGAACAGGTCGAACGGGGTCGCGGTGCGCTCGGCGTCGGGGATGCGGTCGACGCCGTGCGTCTCCACCTCGGTCAGGGACCGGGGTGGTGCGGCGGGGGAGGAGGGCTGCGGGGACAAGGGGGCTCCAGCGGGGGGAACGGCGGTGGGCGCACGGGGGCGCGGGGGAGGTGAACGGCCGCTCGCCGTCGCGGGGTTGAGCGAGGCGGAGGGTGCCGTCCGGCGGGGTGACGCGACGGTACGGCGGGGCGCGTCCGCCCCGCCAGAGGATGGATCATCCATCTTTCGCCTCGCGGATGTACGGATCTTCCATGGGGCTCGCGGGGCCGGCCCGCCGCGCGCGGAGCGTCGCGCGCGGATCGGCGGGGACGGCCGGGCCTTGAAGCGGAATGTTTCAGGCCGATTGACGAGCGCGGAGATCACGCCATTCGACGGGCGCGAGCGATCAAGAATCGCCAGGAACCGGCATTGGAACGTTCGAATTCCGTGACATCGCGCCACTGATTCAATACGCAAGGTTACCGAAATCTATGGGGTCGATGTGAGTTCCGGCGGCGGACTCGGCAGACTCGCGCTCGCCGTCCCGGATCCCGACCGGACCCGGCCGGCGACCCATCGAATCGAGCGGAAGGATGCACACGATGCGGAACACCGCGCGCTGGGCGACGACCCTCGGCCTCACGGCCGCCACCGTCTGCGGGCCCCTGACCGGGGCCGCCCTCGCCACCCCGGACCACACGCCCGCCTCGCTCCACGCCCCCTCGGCCCTGGTGCTCACCGTCGGCCACGGAGAGAGCGCGACCCTCGCCACACCGGTCCGCGCGGTCACCCTGGTCTGCGCCCCGCGGCCCGCCGGCACCCATCCGGCCGCGGGCCCGGCCTGTGCCGAACTGCGGGGCGCCGGCGGCGACTTCGAAGCCCTGGCAGCCGACGAGGGCGTGCTGTGCACCAGGGAGTACGAGCCGGTGGTCGTCACCGTCGACGGGGTCTGGGAAGGCCGGCGCGTCTCCTACGAGCGCACTTTCGCCAACGAGTGCGTGAAGAACGCCCACGGCGCGGGCGTCTTCGCGTTCTGAGACCGGCACCGCGCGGCGCCCGTGATGGTCAGGGGCCCGTTGCTGGGGAGTGCGGGCCTGTCACGGGCCGGCGCGGTGCCACGCCGGGGGCGGCGGACGGAGTGGGGCCGTCCGCCGCCCCCGGAATCACGCGTCGTCCCGCCCGGGCCGCTCACCGGAGGCGGGACCCTCACCCGGCCGGGACCGGGCGCGGTGACTGGTGTCGCACCAGGGGTAGCGCCGGCTGCGGCGGCAGGTGCACAGGGCGACCCGGAAGCGGTCGGAGGACACCGTCGTGCCGTCCTCCAGTTCCACCTCCACCGGCCCCTCCACCAGCAGCGGGCCCCGGCGCCGGACGGTGATCCGTCGGGGGGTGTCAGACGGGGAGTTCGGCACGGACGACCACCAGCTCTTCCTTGTTCTCCTCCGGGGACAGCAGCCCCCGCTGCCGCAGCCAGCGCTCCCGGCCGCGCAGCACGGGGCCGAGCGAGATCCGCCGGCGCCGGATCACCGCCGCCTTCAGATCGGCCTCGCGCAGCAGCCCCACGGTCCGGCCGGGATCGCTGAGCGCGGACTGCACGATCAGCAGCACGCCCCCGGGGCGCAGCAGGGCGGGGCCCTCACGGCAGATGCGGTCCAGGATCAGCCGGCCGTCCGGGCCCGCGTCCCAGGCCCGGGCCGCACCGCGCGGCCGGGCGCCGCCGTCCGGCGCCGGCACGTACGGCGGATTGGCCAGGATCAGGTCGAAGGACTCACCGCGGACCGGTTCGAAGAGATTGCCGCGCCGCACCCTGACCGGCAGCCCGGCCCGCCGGGCGTTGAGCCGGGCGGCGTACACCGCCCGCCTGGACACGTCGACCGCGGTCACCCGCGCGCCCAGCCGCGCGGCCCGGAGCGCCAGCGCCCCGGACCCCGTCCCCACGTCGAGCACGGCGGCCCCCGGGGGGAGCGGCTCGTCGCACAGCACGCCGGCCAGCAGTTCGGTGTCCTCCTGAGGGGCGTACACGCCCGGTAGCACCATGGGATTCACGCGTCCCAGGTACCCCGGGGATCAGGAAATATGGGAGAGGGGCACCCCGTCGGAAAGGGGAGCGCGCAGGGACGACCGGCCCGCCTGCCAGTCGGCGAGCAGACGGGCGGCGAAGCGGTCCTCCACATGGGCGGTGGCATCGATCCCGAAGACCACGTCCGCGGCCAGGTGCGGCTCCTGCTCCAGCAGACCGCCGATCACCTCGTGGCGCACCACCTGCTCATGGACGGCGTCGGCCTCGACGTGCTCGTCGTAGAAGTGCTCGGCGGCGGGCCCGGCCCCGGTGCGGCGCATCGCCTCGGCGAGCCGGCGGGAACCGGGAGACGACGTGATCTCCACCGAGGCGAAGTGGCCCACCAGGGCGCCCCGCAGACCGCGGTGCAGCCCGAACAGGGACATGAGGTTCACCGTGGCGAGGGACTCCGCGGACGCCGCGTCCAGGTAGTGCCCGTACGTGGTGTCCAGGCCCAGGTCCGTCATCAGGTCCGCGAACAGGCGGGCGTGGACGCGGTCGGGACGGCCGCCGCCGTACTCGTCGAACTCCACCGCTGCCATCGCCGCCTTGGCCCGGCCGTGCAGCCGGGGCAGCACCCAGGCGTGCGGATCCGCCTCCTTCAGGTGGTACAGGGACCGCAGGGCCGCGTACTCGCGCAGGTGCCACAGCTCGCCCTTGTCGCGCAGGAAGTGGGTGACGCCCGAGCCGTCGGCCGGTTCGACGAGGAGATCGGCGATCGCGTCCTCGGCGCTCGCGTGCACCCGGGTGCCGGCGCGCACCGCGGACAGGAAGCGCTGCTCCAGCGCGGCGCGGGTGCGCAGCAGGTCGGGGTCCCACTCCCGGTCCGCGGAGACGCCCGCGAAACCCCGGTAGTGCAGCTCGTAGCAGACGTAGAGGGCGAGTTGGAGATCGTCGCCGTACGGGGGCGCGGCGGCGGCGGTCTCGGGGCGGGGCAGCGGGCCCGCACCCAGCAGGTACTCCGTGACGGCGGCGGACAGCGGCCCCCGGGCCGTCGGCAGCTTCGGTCCTTCGCGATCGTGATCCAGGTCCATGGGCTGCGGGTACCCGGGCACGGCCCGGGAGTACCTTCCCCGGCGCGTGTCCCATGTCTCCCGCACGCCTCCTCACATGCGCGGACGGCGGTGGCCCGTCCCGGGGCCGCCACCGTCCGCGCACGGAGGAAGGGGCGTGATCAGTCGCCCCGGGACTCCTCCTGGGCCCGCAGGCTGGTCGTGAGGGCGTCCCCGGCCTCGCCCCGGTGGCGCCGCGCCTCCTCGGACTCCGGCGAGCGCGTCTCGGCCTCCTCGACCTCGCGCAGCACCGCCTCGATCGCCGTCTCGGGCTTCTCGCGGTCGCGGTCGCCGTCATGGGGCACGGCTGTCTCCTTCCGTCGTCCTGCCTCTGTTCCCGGGTTTCCGGGTTCCCGGCCGCGGTGTCCGGACACCGGCGCTCAGCTCGTCGTGGACGCGATGCGCAGCGGCACCGGGTCCGGGGGAGGGGCCTCGGCGCCGCGCCGGGCGGTCTCCGCCCACCAGGACGGGCCGTCCTCGATATGACGCAGCATGATCCCCTCGCGGATCGCCCAGGGGCAGACCGTGACCGTTCTCAACCCGGTCAGCTTCATCGCGGTGTGCCCCACCACCGCCCCGGCCAGGCTCTGCGCGGCGCGCGGCGCGGAGATGCCGGGTAGCCGGGCCCGTTCCGCGGCGGGCAGCGCGGCCAGCCGGTCGATCGCCCGCCGCAGGTCCCCGCAGCGCAGCTCGCGCTCCACGAACGGCCCGTGCCGTCCGGGCGCGGCCCCGCACAGCCGGCCCAGTTGCTGGAAGGTCCGCGAGGTGGCCACCGCGGTGCGCGGGCCCTCCCAGCGGATCCGTCCCGCCACGTCCCGCAACTGGTGGCGCACACTGCGCCGCAGCGCCCGCACCAGTTCGGGCGGCGGCGGATCCCAGCCCTCGAAGAACTCGTGGGTGAGCCGGCCCGCCCCCAGCGGCAGCGACGCCACGAAGTCGGGCAGCCGGCCCCGGCCGAAGGCGACCTCCAGCGAGCCGCCGCCGATGTCGAGCAGGGCGAGAGGACCCGCCCGCCAGCCCATCCAGCGCCGGGCCGCCAGGAACGTCAGCTCGGCCTCCACCTCTCCCGGCAGGGTGCACAGGGCCACTTCCGTGCGCGAGCGCACGGTGTGCAGCACCTCCTGCCGGTTCGGGGCGGCCCGTACCACCGCCGTCGCGAAGGCCAGCGGAGCGGCGGCACCCCAGCGGGTGGCGGTCGCGCTCGCCTCGGTGACCGCCTCGACGAGCCGCTCGACGGCCTCCTCCGGGATCGGGTCCCCCGGTCCGACCTGCTGTGACAGCCGCAGCCGCCACTTGGCGGTGTGCACCGGCAGCGGCACGCCGCCCTCCGCGTCCGCCACCACCAGCCGGACCGTGTTCGATCCGACGTCCACCACACTGATCCGCATGCCGTGGCAGGTACCCGCTCAGCGCGCGGAGCAACGGAAGCCGGGCGGGGACGGCCGGCATCCACCGCCAGGGCGGCGCAAACCGGTGCCCCCGGGCGACCGTCAGGCCAGTTGCCGCCGCACCAGCTCGTGCAGCCGGCCCCCCGTGTCGGCGAGCAACTGCGCGGGCGGACCCTGCTGGGCGACCTTGCCGTCCTCCATCACGATCACGCGGTCGGCGTCCAGCACGGTCGACAGGCGGTGCGCGATGACGACGCGGGTGGCGTTGAGCGCCTTCGTCGACTCGATGACGGTGCGCTGCGTCTCGTTGTCCAGGGCGCTGGTCGCCTCGTCGAAGAAGAGGATGCGCGGACGGCGGATCAGCGCCTGGGCGATCATCAGCCGCTGCCGCTGGCCACCGGAGATCGCCCCACTGCCCGAGACGATGGTGTGCAGCCCCATGGGCATCCGCCGGATGTCCTCGGCGAGCCCCGCCATCTCGGCGGCCGCCATCACCTCGTCCGGTGTGTACGGCTCGGTGCCGCAGATGACGTCCATGATCGAACCGGTGAACGGCTGCGCGTGCTGGAGCACCACCCCGCACTGGCGGCGCACCGCCGACTGGTCCAGGGCGGCCAGGTCCTGACCGTCGTAGAGCACACTGCCCGACAGCGGACGGTCGAAGCCGATCAGCAGCCTGAGCAGGGTCGACTTGCCGCAGCCGCTGGAGCCGACGATCGCCACGAACTCGCCCGGCCGCACCTCGAACGACACGTCGTCCAGGATCAGCGGCCCGTCGTCGGTGTACCGGAACGACAGCCGCCGCGCCTCGATCGCCCCGGACAGCGGACCCGGCCGGGTGCTGGCCGTGCGCACCTCCGGCGTCGCCTCCAGCACCGGCTTGATCTCCTCGAACAGCGGCAGCGCCGCCACCGCCGAGACGAACGCGCCGGTGAGCTGGGTCACCGAGGTCAGCAGCATGGTCACCGAGGTGCTGAAGGTGAGGAACGCCGCCGCGGACATCGAGCCGCGCGCCGGACCCGCCAGCAGCATGAACATCAGCAGCGTGCACAGCGGCAGGTAGACCGCGCCGAGCACGGCGTTGAGGTTCTTGACGCGACCCGCCTTCTGCTGGAGTTCACGGCTGTGCGCGAAACGCTCCGCCCAGGCGGCGTACGCGTAGTTCTCCGCCGCGGCGACCCGCAGCTTGGGCAGGCCCCGCAGCGTCTGGAACGCCTGGTTGTTCAGCTTGTTGGTGAGCACCACCAGCCGCCGCTGCCAGCGCACCTGCCACAGCCCGAGCGCCAGGAACACCGCGGCGATCACGACGAGCATGCCGATCGCCGCCAGCGCCATCGGCACGCTGAACCACAGCAGCAGCGCCAGGTTCATCGCGCCGACGGTCACCGACTGGGCGACCGTCGGGCCGACCCCCGCCAGCAGCCGGCGGATCGCGCTGATGCCCATGGCGGCGCTCGCCAGCTCGCCGGTGGAGCGCTCGGTGAAGAAGGTCGTCGGCAGCCGCAGCAGCCGGTCCC contains the following coding sequences:
- a CDS encoding lactate 2-monooxygenase produces the protein MAKHWADFQYEIYLNGLTGAVPRLPTDLTRLEALTERRLGPGPVGYVAGSAGDGSTARANRAALERRRIVPRMLRDVHERDLSVEVLGRCLPAPLALAPVGVLSIMHPDAEPAAARAAAAQGVPYILSSASSTPMEQVAEAMGDAERWFQLYWPKDREVARSFLNRARAAGYTALFVTLDTPLLSWRPRDLDQAYLPFLHGVGTANYFSDPAFRAGLAKPVHEDPDAAVTHFVGMFADPGKTWPDLAFLRENWDGPIVLKGVLHPDDARQAADAGMDGVVVSNHGGRQVAGAVAAADALPGVVEAAGDRLTVLFDSGVRTGDDVFKALALGARAVLLGRPYAYGLALDGQAGVEHVIRCLLAEFDLTLALSGHASPSALSPADLVEDTA
- a CDS encoding purine-cytosine permease family protein — protein: MSPQPSSPAAPPRSLTEVETHGVDRIPDAERTATPFDLFRLAFGGANTFSTCVLGAFPILFGLSFWQGLAATLLGVVAGALILCPMAVFGPVNGTNNAVSSSAHLGVHGRVVGSFLSLLTAVAFFSISVWSSGDALVGGAHRLFGLDRGNLSYAVAYALFAGLVLAVCVYGFRFMLFVNKIAVTSASALFLLGALAFAGDFDPSYPGVFTGSADAVTRSQFWPSFIGAALIVLSNPVSFGAFLGDWSRYIPASTPRRRVVGAAFLSQIATLLPFLFGLSTASVIAAKAPEYVDPAAPDFVGGLLAVSPGWFFLPVCLLALIGGLSTGTTALYGTGLDFSSVFPRLSRVRATLLVGLVSIAFIFAGRFGLNLVQSISTFATVIITCTSPWMVVMMLGYYTRRGWYDPEALQVFNRRQRGGRYWFAHGWNWRGLTAWWAAALTGVLFTHVPGQFVGPLGGLAGGVDIGLPLSLVVAAVLFLALLWLFPEPRAVYGPEDARLARTAQVPVPPITGPGAEPAGVPAAPVG
- a CDS encoding protease inhibitor gives rise to the protein MRNTARWATTLGLTAATVCGPLTGAALATPDHTPASLHAPSALVLTVGHGESATLATPVRAVTLVCAPRPAGTHPAAGPACAELRGAGGDFEALAADEGVLCTREYEPVVVTVDGVWEGRRVSYERTFANECVKNAHGAGVFAF
- a CDS encoding CDGSH iron-sulfur domain-containing protein, whose amino-acid sequence is MPNSPSDTPRRITVRRRGPLLVEGPVEVELEDGTTVSSDRFRVALCTCRRSRRYPWCDTSHRARSRPGEGPASGERPGRDDA
- a CDS encoding HemK2/MTQ2 family protein methyltransferase, giving the protein MVLPGVYAPQEDTELLAGVLCDEPLPPGAAVLDVGTGSGALALRAARLGARVTAVDVSRRAVYAARLNARRAGLPVRVRRGNLFEPVRGESFDLILANPPYVPAPDGGARPRGAARAWDAGPDGRLILDRICREGPALLRPGGVLLIVQSALSDPGRTVGLLREADLKAAVIRRRRISLGPVLRGRERWLRQRGLLSPEENKEELVVVRAELPV
- a CDS encoding iron-containing redox enzyme family protein, which produces MDHDREGPKLPTARGPLSAAVTEYLLGAGPLPRPETAAAAPPYGDDLQLALYVCYELHYRGFAGVSADREWDPDLLRTRAALEQRFLSAVRAGTRVHASAEDAIADLLVEPADGSGVTHFLRDKGELWHLREYAALRSLYHLKEADPHAWVLPRLHGRAKAAMAAVEFDEYGGGRPDRVHARLFADLMTDLGLDTTYGHYLDAASAESLATVNLMSLFGLHRGLRGALVGHFASVEITSSPGSRRLAEAMRRTGAGPAAEHFYDEHVEADAVHEQVVRHEVIGGLLEQEPHLAADVVFGIDATAHVEDRFAARLLADWQAGRSSLRAPLSDGVPLSHIS
- a CDS encoding NHLP bacteriocin export ABC transporter permease/ATPase subunit, translating into MTSVHEEDLVLGALGRLGTRLDCAGFGRLDLEGPQVLWLVAAGAVDLFAVDAAQQGHWHHLGRLEAGSLLLGPVAGPQHTLVARPLRDCVVHRIGLRELYQPATTQTWSYDEYGNPQYVPPATSPLEHALALGVGRSLSILFQAPMATERAAAPAADDDVFWMQVPPGSVQYGELYGAEAAADLLMDPALWQSMVDQQYRLLTALDRWIEQLERTHETRTAEGIKAGEAVRARADRTLLAAIGKPSGQRTTAADADATYAACRLVARAAGIALAEPAHSGAESDRLDPVERVAVASRVRTRAVRLQGRWWRENVGPLVGRRALSGAPVALLWRRGGYVAVHPGSGRETAVDKANAEEFEPRAVMFYRPLPERRLSPLRLMRFCLRGTRGDLLNLLASGLVTVAIGALVPLATGKVLGEFVPRAQTELITQVCLAVMIGGVVAAAFMLLQNLTILRLEGRIEATLQPAVWDRLLRLPTTFFTERSTGELASAAMGISAIRRLLAGVGPTVAQSVTVGAMNLALLLWFSVPMALAAIGMLVVIAAVFLALGLWQVRWQRRLVVLTNKLNNQAFQTLRGLPKLRVAAAENYAYAAWAERFAHSRELQQKAGRVKNLNAVLGAVYLPLCTLLMFMLLAGPARGSMSAAAFLTFSTSVTMLLTSVTQLTGAFVSAVAALPLFEEIKPVLEATPEVRTASTRPGPLSGAIEARRLSFRYTDDGPLILDDVSFEVRPGEFVAIVGSSGCGKSTLLRLLIGFDRPLSGSVLYDGQDLAALDQSAVRRQCGVVLQHAQPFTGSIMDVICGTEPYTPDEVMAAAEMAGLAEDIRRMPMGLHTIVSGSGAISGGQRQRLMIAQALIRRPRILFFDEATSALDNETQRTVIESTKALNATRVVIAHRLSTVLDADRVIVMEDGKVAQQGPPAQLLADTGGRLHELVRRQLA